GGgaaccagataaagagcttctggggtctacatctggcctgcaggccttatatttgacattcCTAACTTAGATGCAACATTTCTGGTTGTGAGCCTCACTGTGCTTATTTCAAGGAACGTTCGCAATCTCAAATTCCTTGAAGCCAAACAATTACAGCAGCTGGGAGAGTTTCTTTCCCTTGTTCAACACTGTGGATGAGAGAATTATCCAGGCCCTGATCCCTGCCTTTCTTTTGCAGAAACCCCAGAACACCATCTGGCTATTCACATGTTAAACTGTATCGAGATAAGTCTGTTTACCTGAGTGCAATCCATTGTTAGTTTGTGCCTGGACACAGTTATTCTGTATCTGGATACAGTTATTCTGTATATAGTTATTCACATGCATTGCGAGTCCACTCTGCATATAGTGTTCATGGAGTGTTGATCTGTAAAAAATGAACCCAGGTTTCCTGGGCACAGCATAATTTGTGAATAGCCCTATTGTTTCCATAAACTCTGAATCTTTGCTATCATCCTAGAGGAGAGGCAGATTGCGTAGACATGACCCTTCAAGCTTCAGGATCTTCATTTAGATATATTTGAAAATTGCCCTTCTGTGAGTACCTTTTGGGGACAAGGCAATGCCAGAGGAAGCAGAACTCAACACTTTAAAACAGAGGTCTccgaactttttggccagagggctatATCAAAGATCTGggatggtgttgagggctggaaaaaatgtTTATATATAACATTTAAAGAAATACAATATAGATACAATTTTGATGaacgaataaatgaatgggctcaaattttcaggatttctccaagcaccaacacacaccgcagaaataaagcacacactcaaatggacccccattccccaacctcccaagcagcttacttaaatatataggagtaaatatctcagaaccagcacatcacaagaaacacccagagcatgttctgagggctggggaggccttcttgaccctcagaaagccttctaagaccttcagaggcacaaaaagttacttctgttttttggggggaaaccaGGAAGGGATGttttaggcctttaaaaggcattctgagggccagggaggctcgtGCAAcatccctggtcctcagaacaccctccaggtgcaaccagaacatagctctggtcatgttcagttgagtgggtcagagcTCTCCGGGCCAGAGGCTGGCTACCTGCCAGCTAAAGGCTCACCGTGGACTGTACCTGGCCCCCAGGttagggtttggagactcctgctctgaCAGAGTGACATTGGCAATACAAATTCAAATGCTGTCTTCTCATTTGGACAAAGCAAATATTTATATTGCATCTTAGGGCAATAAACATCTGAATTTAAACTGGTTTCaacagcctctcctcttcctaGGAGACATTGGGAACTGTAGTTTCCTGACAAGAGCAAAGGTTCTCCAACTGAAAATTGTTGGCAATCTCACGAAACTCCAAATCATACAATTCGTGGGAAACTGCAATAATTAACTGGGCATAAAACTACCAGAAGCTTGTAGTGTAGGTAGAATCACTTAGATTGCActtggctgcaatccaatgcacactcgCTTGGCTGTTAACTCtaatgaacacaataggactgacttctgagtaaacctgtataggaATGTACTGTTAGACTTAAAAAGGTGTCCATCAGCAAGTCCACTTGATAAGGTGCATTTAATACTCTAGCTTACTAAAGCTTGTGCTGCAGTAGCTCTGCTagtctctaaggcagtggttctcaaacttttattaccgggacccactttttagaacaaatatctgtcaggacccactggaagtgatgtcatggccagaaatgacatcaagcaggaaatttttttacaatcctaggctgcaatcctacccacatttacccaggagtaagccccatttactatcattgttaaaaaagcatatacatagaggcctgttcaaagtacagatctgtcatatttccccaaatgcagtcacataccatagtagcatcaagtctaatatattaaaaataaaatattgaaatgaatgggaacccacctgaaattggcttgtgatccacctagtgggtgggtcttgacccacagtttgagaaacactgttctaaggtgCTATAAGACTCTTATATTATGTGTAAATTAGTTAGCCAGCCTGGATGTGTTGTCTGTCCTGGTCACTGACTTAGAGGGATTTTATTCAAAACCTTTTTGCATGTATGCTGCTTCTCCACCCCCATCCCTTCTGAGATACTGAAGGGGTTGCAAATATACATGAGATGTACACATATTGAGTATCGAACATGTTGATGCAGAGCAGTGGATTGTGGTGGCTTTTAGTCCTTAGGATCCCACTGATGTGGGCAATTTGTGCCATCTGTTCTAGTGGAAGGCAGTCTTACTTAAGGGGAGACTTCTTCAACTTTAAGTAAatctgtattttgttttgtttttctcttccaaGGTGGCTTTGGTGTAGCTAAGAACCTGTGTTCCTGGGCAGTGGAGGGAAAGGACTGCACTGTCAATGAACTTGTGAAGTCCACCCTTAAGGCTTTCCATACTGCAAAGAAACCCATCGGCTTGTGCTGCATCTCCCCTGTGCTAGCAGCTAAAGTCTTCCCAGGTTGTGAAGTCACAGTTGGCCACAATAAAAATGTAGATGGAAGGTAAGAGAAGCAGTTAATGATTTGGTATGTCCTCCTCATCTTTGTCCCCTGTTTTATTGTGCTTCAAAAGTTATTGTCTAGAACTTTATAAAAACTAACCACAAAATGCATTCCACAATGCAAAGTGTGGTTAACTCTAAGTGTACTATTGACAAGGAGCTGCAGCCAACTCTGGCTGTTTGTTGAAAGTCTGTGTCTTTTTGTCCCTATATGGTATTTGTCACATTCATCTTTAAGGTGTAGGTGTAAACATAATAATGTGTATTGGTAATGGTGCTCCCAATGTTTCCCCAGtactgtccgtcccccccccccaagtaaaggaaTTGAAGACATTAGAGTAGAGTCCTTCAAGAGGAAGGAAGACTGAACAGAGGTAGTGTCTTCTGGGGAGAGACTTGGAGAAATTAATGCTGAAAAATCAGCCAGAGAGGCAAAAATGTGCTACAGCCTCACTTCTTGCTTTGGTTTAAAGCTACAAAATGTACTGTTTCATAGGCTCATCAGACATCTCTACATAATCCAGCAGGATCTTTAAAAGCTATCGTGGTCTAATGACTCCCTTGAAGGCTTTCATCTCTTATATTTTCTTGGGGTCCAATCCTCCATGTAGGGTGGTAGAAATAACACTTGAATAGAGATCTATCTCTGTTTGCAATCATATAACacccttatctgggagtaagtcccaatgagtttGCTTCTGGGTAGACTAGGATTGTTCTATAAGTACCCGACTAGAACTGTCTTTTCCCCACATGGAGATGAAATTTCAGTTCTCCTTATGTTTTTTCCAACCCACAGGTTTCCTGATGCTGAAACAGCATCTGCTATAGAAGAACTTGGGTGCAAGCATATATGCAAAGATGTGAATGAAGCCCATGTGGATACTACCAACAGAATAGTCACTACTTGTGCTTTCATGTGCAAGGCTCCTTTGCATGAAATTTTTGATGGAATTGGAACAATGGTCagtgaagtcctcaaacttgcaTAAGGATGGATTATGTTAATTTTGCACTTGGAGGCTGCTAGTAAATGTATAACGAGTGTAGTGGAGTGTGATTGATTAGAATGAATAAAATTGGTCTGCTACTCCAGATTTCCCACTGctacaattttcttctgcaaactgggcaagggtgcttgcaaagtttttttgttttttttactatttcagaaacttttcacagcccaccaacaatcagcttgcaacccactggtgggtcctgacccacagtctgggaaacactgttctagtacaGTCAGAGGGATGCAATATATAAGCAGTCTCCAAGCTTTTTATTTCTAGCATCTTTGCAAAAAGACAAATGATTTAAAACTACAATGTTGTACAAAAGCTAATTTTCAAAATCACTTAGACATAATAATTATATTGTATTATACATACCTGTTACAGGAAAATATAGTTTGAGAAGAAATACAAAGAGAGAATATATTATTGTGCCTGCTATACAGGCAGGGGGCCATATTTCCCCACCTTTGGTGCACAAGTAGATTTTAATTTGAAATTAGAGATCTAcctgttttcttttctccattatTGGTATGTAACAGatgttgggccacaatccagcAGAAAGGTAGACACTGTTAAGTtccatttttccttttgaaaCAGAAGGGATATTCAGAAGTGGCTTACTGTATAGCGGGGTGGGGGGCAACGTGGAAAATACAATCCTAAAGTCCCTTTGAGCACACAGAAGAACATGTTGGTTTTGGGGGATCCTTTGGTTTACTTTGTAGAACTGCAGCTTGTCGATCCTAGGAGAATCTTGAAAAATATTACTACTAACAAAATGCCTCTTGAAAAGTACTTCAAGTTATTGGAACGATGCACATTTAaggagttttttttcttcttcaaaatgaGCTACTTCTGCTCTTTAACTGATCTTTTGTTGATTCGCCTCCTTGAAGAAGTGAGGTCAATACGCTGCAGTCTTCTAGTTTTTCTAAATTGTCCACTATTTCCACAATGTTTTCAGTGGCTTTCTTTGAGAGAACAGCATAAGCATTGGACTGGAATTTTTTCACCAAATCCACCTTCTTTAGTGGCTTTCTCCAGTGTCCATAGAATGTGTCACAACGCTCTGACAACACAGCTCCATCTTGGAGGGTGATGATCATCTCACAGTATAGGTCGTTGAAGCTGGGCTTGTTGTCGGGAGAGTGTTCCAGGTGTGTCTTTCTGAGCAGTTCACTTAACTCTGGCCTGGAGATGTTCTGCTGTTTGAATGACTCCATGGAGATGTAGCCGTCAAGCAGGGCAGTGCATGCAACAAACTGAAAAGAGTGCCTGGCTTCGTGTTCTGAGGTAGGGAATGGCCTGTTCACATATCTAACATCTGGAACATTAAGCACAATTGTCTTTAGACTGCCAATGGGCAGGGACTCACCAGCCTGTGCAAGGTGCTTCCTTACGGCCAGGGCTGCCTCTGCCATCCAGtgtgtccccaggtgtgctggaAAGCTCTTGATAGCTACATCTTGTTGATGCAGAAGCCATGAGTACGACTGTAAACTTGGCAGAGTCTGAGGTGAGTAGTCCGTGTAAAAGGCCCCAAAGCCCGACTCCAGGTCCAGTATGAGCTTGCTTGCTTGAAGGCCCAAGGATGCCAAGATGGCCGCCTCCAAGCCATGTCTGCTTGCATTGCCCATGTGAAGAGGTTTCGtttgtgtggctgcattggccagtggagcaccagcatAAGATGCAGCAATAGCCAGCGCTTCCTTACACTTGAACTGATTGAGACCCATGAGTTTGGCAGCGGCTGCAGCACTTCCCATGGTGCCAAGTATGGATGGTGGGTGAAACCTGAGGAAAGTCCACAACAACATCAGTCTTTTAGCAGAGTTAAAGAAGCAACCACAAGAGTTGGTTGCCACTGCTGAGATCAGCAGGAGCTTGGTTTACCCATAAGGCAGTTGCCATTTCATCCTTGTAAGGCAAACTGTTGCAGCTCTTTGCTCTTGAAAGTTTAGgtacagtgctaaaaagtttaggtaCAGTGCTTTTTGTTGTAAAAAACACAAAAAGTAATTGATTTTGGACATGTACAGGAAAGAATATTTTAATTATGGAGTTACAGTATGTTGCACTTTGTCTCTTCCAGGGAGATCTTTTTTGAGCAGCTAGAATATTTTAACTGTGGGACATTTGTTCTGTTTTCTGCAATATTTTGGATTTCTTGCAATAGAAATTTCTATAAAATTTCAGttgcaaatatttaaaaagtaGCAGAAGGCAACCATAGAGAAGATGGTGTGCTACAGTAAAACAATAACATTGAAAAGGTGCTAAACATACATTTAGTTCTGTCTCATGGAAATACCCAAGAGTTGGGAGTATTTTGATTTTGGCTGGAATCATGCCCTTTCCTTCATTCATATTGGTTTTTGTGCAAAATGCTTATCCTAATATGTTTGGGCACACACTTACATGGAGGAAGTCCCACtaaacttaacccatttttggccagcccacagatgtatacATTTAGACGCTGtagtgtatatgcaacgttgggcagaaatggcttattcaGACTTGCTGCTGAgcaggcatgcatgggattgtgctgtcagttactTTTGTTTCTATGCTGCAGATAGGTTGGTATGTCTGAGAGTGACTTGCTAAAGACGATATGTTTGCGTTCAGATCCCTCCTTCATCTGACAACAAAGTTAGCTGTGTGCTGTTTTTTAAAACGTACCTTTTAGGAACATTGCTGGCTTCCTTGGAAAAATGCATCAGTCGACCTTGTACTTCAATTCCTACATTGAAAGCCAAAAGCAGATCAAGGCCAGACACCTTTTGCTTCTTAGGGAGAGTTTCTGAGATAGCCAGAAGAGCAGGCAACACTGCCCCAGATGGGTGTGTTGTTGGATGCCATGTATCATCAAAGTCCATGGAGTGAATCTtttcaagggagaaaaaaaatacccTGGTTTTAAATCAAAACCCAATGTGATATTTAACTCTTCCTCTGTTCCCTCCTCAGGCTTTATTTTCTCCATTATTGAAATCCAGGTTATAAATGTTTCAGGACAGAGACCTCCCTATTTCCGCCCCTcccattttattttatgttataTCCACTGGATAACTGTTACATTGATTAATAACATTGAGAAAGTCTGATTTCAAGAGTTTCCTTTTAACAACATGAACATATCCCAAGACAGTTGAATAGCATATAAGTAATAAtttgtgtgcatgtttacttaaaaTATAATTCACATATAACCCTGTCAAGGCCAATGCTAATAATAAAGAGGCAACCTGGACAGTTTCCTAGGGGACCTCTAGATTCTGAAGACCAAACTAGACTGATAGGGAGAACTGTGGGTGGCAGATGTCTGTATGCTTTTCCACAGACTGCAGCTGGGGGAGGGATTTAATTGCAAAAACAacatgggaaaaaaagaaaacgccagatggcgtttgggcctcttcagcctagaaaagagacgcctggggggggacgacatgattgagacatacaaaattatgcaggggatggacagagtggatcgggagatgctctttacactctcacataacaccagaaccaggggacatccagtaaaattgggtgttgggagagttagaacagacaaaagaaaatatttctttactcagagtgtggttggtctgtggaactccttgccacaggatgtggtgatgctgactggcctggacgtctttaaaacgggattggacacgtttctggaggaaaaatccattatggggtagaagccatgatgtgtacgcgcttGTTTTAGAAATTTTAGATTTCTAAATTTTagaaatctcctgattttagaaatgggctatgtcagaatgccagatgcaggggagggcaccaggatgaggtctcttgttatctggtgtgctctctggggcatttggtgggccgctgtgagatacaggaagctggactagatgggcctatggcctgatccagtggggctgttcttataagattaagctgccctgcctccccacctctcctAGTGCTGAGGTCCTGATCCGTTTCCTGTCTTTCCCTCTGTCTgtaactttttgtttgttttcaatgtGAAATATCATAATCATGGATCTTTCAAGTCTCATTACAGGGCATCTCATTGTTTCTGGTATTGAGGGTAAAAAGACACATAATGTTAAATTTGTCATTTTTGCTTCTGGTCTTGACCAAATTAAAGAGTCATGGGGGAATGTCAGGATTGGGGCCCTGGCATGCAGGGAGATGGTAGTTAGAACCCGTTCTATCTCTGCACTTCATTTCTGCTGAAAATTTATCCTTTTTCCTGTTTCGATCAGCTTCTCCCTCCGATGGCACCACTTAACAGCTTCATTCCCAGGGTAGTGTGCGTGGGGGAACTTTTGTTGGGACTGCAGTGTGTATAGAGGGGGGAGGTTAAAATACCTCTCACCCCTACTACAACCCCAATCCTCATCAATCCTTCaagtattttaatttaaaaatgcagAGAAGCACAAAGGCACTTCAGTACTGTGTGTAGTATGACTCTGAGAATACTGGTAACAGATCTCAGTTTGATTGCCAGTTCTGGCCACCATCAAAGGAAGCCTCATGTTGAATAGCAAATTTACCACTACCACTCCCTTCCAATGCTTTTTGATGTTTTGCCAATTACATACATGTTTAAAATGGAAGATATGCAACTAGTATTTCATATTGTCATGATAATACAACAAACATGGAACTATtactgtgtttccctgaaaataagacctaccccgaaaataagacctagtgtgttttttgagaattgctgaaatataagacctaccgtgaaataagacctagttgtgatcagggcaggggggtgggtgggaggggtccTCAGGTGCAGCGGGTGGACAACATGACTGGGAATGCTGCACTCCCGTGTGCCACCTAGAAAGcttctgctgtgctgccttgggcagagggcGCTGAGGAGGAAAGCAGCAAGCGAAGCAActctgcctaccaggctctgaggctctccacaccttccagggagtaagtaccattaactataaagggactgacttctgagtagataggcaggcaggcaggcaggcatcctcctgggtgctgaggggatatttttgtacatgaatgactatggattgttgtacattaaaaaaaaaaaaaagacctagtgtgtttttttgagccaaaagaaatataagacagtgtcttattttcagggaaacatggtACATATTATTTCTACATATGAGAGCCATGTGCATCCTCCATGGCCAGGCTCCAAAGAAGCACTTAGCTCTATCTACCCAGAAGGGCTTGGGCTTGGCTCTCCATGCCACATGGTGAGTCACTTCTGAAAGTGAGGGGGCTTTCAAGAGCAGTTTGGGGTATGGCACAGGGATGTACTATCCAAAggtaaaaatgcaaaaataaccCCCATGTTCATGCCCAAACCCTTGGGCATGCCTAGAGTACCTCTTTAGATCCTGCCTTTGTTTTTCATTCATACTCTTTTTGCTTTCATTTGCTGTGTACACTGCAACAGAAATCTAGTCCTTAACGTGTCCACAATGCATTTCATTTCAATAAATGGATCTAGTATTCAGTAGAGCTCCTTACCGCTACACCATTCACAAAAGCTGCATAGAGGGCAGGCAGCCTGAGGTCTGGATGAGCCCAAACAGAACTGGATGTATCAGAGCTGTAGATCTGGAATAATTTGACATTGTTTTAATATTGATTTTGAGACATAAAAAACTGCAATCTAACTAAATGCTTTTCAGGGTCCATGAGTTTTATAAGACACACAGAGATTCATATCATTGACATAACATTAGTTTTTGCAAAGATGAATTGCAGGGGAGCAAAGGATAACATTGTGAAAATTTACAGTGAAATAATCGCAGGCAAGAATTGCTGTAAAATGTCACAGCTGAATTGACAGTTTGGCAAAGAACATCTGGACTCTTGCTGCTGAGGTTAGCAGAGTGTACTCCTGAGTATGTGTGTAATAAGATTGTTGAAAAAAGTTCTCTAGCACCTTTAAGACACCTTGGCATCATAAtccaaggtgatttttttttatgccCCATGGAGTTCAGTGATGGAGTTAAGTATATggcatatttttatttattcaaaatatttatacaCTATCTTTTAGGACACATTCACATGCTTAAAGCTACAGTCATAAGCATGAATATtaggaagtaaggcccattgaacttagcagcatgttaaaagtacTCAGTCTGGCTAGATTGTTTTCCTAACACAGTGTGTCAACTATTGTGGGATTGAGTTCAGTGTGATGCCCCCACTGTGTTAAATCCAAATGTATCTCTTTTTCTTTAGGCCTgaactttgaaaaaaagaaaagaaaaaaaaaaaaaacagattctgCAAGTTTGAAACAGAAATGAGCTGTGCATAGCTTGTGATATTAGCACAATTTTgcactctgtttaaaaaaaaaacccacattttccTTTCTATTAATAAGCTGCTAAATGAACAGATAGATGCATGAACATTAATGTGGTTCTTTAAAAAGTAATGACAGCTGCTTGCCTGAATCCTGACAGAGGAGCTTGACTGACAGATGAGTCAGCATCTGATTTGCTGATCTGCACAGCAGTTGTCTCATTTATGAAGCTAAaagaagactggactggactgcagCTCAAGAATTGGTGGTGAGGTTTGCTTTTCAAACAAACCTCATCCATCCCTCCAAGCCTTTGAAATTGTGTGTGGATAATATGTAGTGAAATCTATACATCCCGGGAGgagggtggatgggagagaaaGTGGTTTGGGAAGATTTGCAGTGGTTAGGAGCAAGAACGTTGATGCTCTGCATAGTTTCCTTCTTGTGGTAAGCATAAATAAGAATCAGTTGTGCAAGGTAAGCAGTTATAAGCAATTCTGCAAAATGTTTAGGTACATTTACTGATGTGCAGAATTTATGCAGGttgtaaaatttatttttacttgACATAGCATTTGGGTTAATTCTGGtgcacaactctctctctctgtatataaaCTAGCATGATACCTGCGCTTCGCTACAGTCTTGAACtactttaaatttatttttactcCAATAAGcttttgattgcaatgaacaattaaAATGTACTCTGGAGCAGGCTATGTAGAACTGCTCCTGTGAGAAGCAATCCTCCTTCAAGTCAATTCCTGCCACCTTTGGCAACTGCCCCTAGGCCTTACTGATGGTCATAGCAAAGTAGATCTTGAGGGGGAACTGCATCCTCTTGAATTCAAAGGGGTCTTCTGATGGTGTGCATGGTATGAACACCAACTGCCCCCGAGGATAGCCAGTAAACACTATGCTATGTTTTATGTCAATTATGTTCCTGT
This portion of the Tiliqua scincoides isolate rTilSci1 chromosome 3, rTilSci1.hap2, whole genome shotgun sequence genome encodes:
- the LOC136644847 gene encoding glutamine amidotransferase-like class 1 domain-containing protein 3, mitochondrial, producing MGKRVALILAGCGVFDGSEIHEASAVLVHLSRAGAEVKIFAPNIEQMHVIDHLKGNPSDEKRNVLVESARLARGNIQDLAELKDCEFDAVIFPGGFGVAKNLCSWAVEGKDCTVNELVKSTLKAFHTAKKPIGLCCISPVLAAKVFPGCEVTVGHNKNVDGRFPDAETASAIEELGCKHICKDVNEAHVDTTNRIVTTCAFMCKAPLHEIFDGIGTMVSEVLKLA
- the ACOD1 gene encoding cis-aconitate decarboxylase; translation: MWAKNITGNFANVIHGLNANHLNNVVIQRSKRMILDTLGVGLLGTKTDVFQKATHYSKIYSSDTSSSVWAHPDLRLPALYAAFVNGVAIHSMDFDDTWHPTTHPSGAVLPALLAISETLPKKQKVSGLDLLLAFNVGIEVQGRLMHFSKEASNVPKRFHPPSILGTMGSAAAAAKLMGLNQFKCKEALAIAASYAGAPLANAATQTKPLHMGNASRHGLEAAILASLGLQASKLILDLESGFGAFYTDYSPQTLPSLQSYSWLLHQQDVAIKSFPAHLGTHWMAEAALAVRKHLAQAGESLPIGSLKTIVLNVPDVRYVNRPFPTSEHEARHSFQFVACTALLDGYISMESFKQQNISRPELSELLRKTHLEHSPDNKPSFNDLYCEMIITLQDGAVLSERCDTFYGHWRKPLKKVDLVKKFQSNAYAVLSKKATENIVEIVDNLEKLEDCSVLTSLLQGGESTKDQLKSRSSSF